From Bradyrhizobium erythrophlei:
GTCGATGTCGGTTCTGGTGGTGGACGACTACAACACCATGATCCGGATCATCAGAAACCTTCTCAAGCAGCTCGGCTTCGAGAATATCGACGACGCCAGCGACGGCTCGGCGGCGCTGAACAAGATGCGCGGCAAGAAATACGGGCTCGTGATCTCCGACTGGAACATGGAACCGATGACCGGCTACGACCTGCTCAGGGAAGTTCGC
This genomic window contains:
- a CDS encoding response regulator — encoded protein: MAVDTSMSVLVVDDYNTMIRIIRNLLKQLGFENIDDASDGSAALNKMRGKKYGLVISDWNMEPMTGYDLLREVRADPNLATTPFIMITAESKTENVIAAKKAGVNNYIVKPFNAATLKTKIDAVFPDTVSA